In Nicotiana tabacum cultivar K326 chromosome 17, ASM71507v2, whole genome shotgun sequence, one DNA window encodes the following:
- the LOC142171714 gene encoding uncharacterized protein LOC142171714, giving the protein MNAIIWNIRLVNTKKAFERFVTMHRQYEFQFIGLMEHVQNANKVEKYRRKLGIHHAFVNISNKVWAFVEEDYEVDILFDMEQQLTLILFNPLSQKDFIVTLVYAKCDAIERIELWDSMYALAQDMNVLWLVDGDFNVIVYEEEKIGGIPVSLNEVEDFRHCINTCNLFDLDFKGSIYTWWNGRTNDDRISKRLDRCLAKIKFKHMLHGVVATHLSKTSFDHCPLIISCDLNAAPIKKSFKFLMFSIKHQTFLDVLKENWTSD; this is encoded by the coding sequence ATGAATGCTATTATCTGGAATATAAGGCTCGTCAATACAAAGAAAGCTTTTGAGAGGTTTGTCACAATGCATAGACAATATGAATTTCAGTTCATTGGGTTGATGGAGCATGTGCAAAATGCTAACAAAGTGGAGAAGTATAGAAGAAAGTTAGGAATTCATCATGCTTTTGTTAATATATCAAACAAGGTTTGGGCTTTTGTGGAGGAAGATTATGAGGTTGATATATTGTTTGACATGGAACAACAACTTACACTTATATTATTTAATCCTCTTTCACAAAAGGATTTTATAGTCACTCTTGTGTATGCCAAATGTGATGCAATTGAGAGGATAGAACTGTGGGATTCTATGTATGCTCTAGCTCAAGACATGAATGTTCTTTGGCTTGTTGATGGTGACTTCAATGTAATTGTTTATGAGGAAGAGAAGATTGGGGGGATTCCAGTGTCTTTGAATGAAGTTGAAGATTTTAGGCATTGCATAAACACTTGTAACCTTTTTGATTTAGACTTCAAGGGTAGTATTTatacatggtggaatgggagaaCAAATGACGATCGCATATCCAAGAGATTAGATAGATGCTTGGCTAAGATAAAGTTTAAACATATGCTTCATGGAGTGGTGGCTACTCATTTGTCCAAAACAAGTTTTGATCACTGTCCTTTGATCATCTCTTGTGACTTAAATGCAGCACCTATCAAGAAATCTTTTAAATTCCTGATGTTCTCGATTAAGCATCAAACATTCCTAGATGTTCTTAAAGAGAACTGGACATCAGATTAA